In Dermacentor variabilis isolate Ectoservices chromosome 7, ASM5094787v1, whole genome shotgun sequence, a genomic segment contains:
- the LOC142588627 gene encoding uncharacterized protein LOC142588627 gives MADVRKDSVSSAASKSSSTGKSSSSGKDSSKPAKHKQSRPSIAESSSKPSVFPPQGTANARKASTSSTASKSSLSGRSASLGKDSTNPTKRKQSRPSIAESSSKRLLQKFLLDLQIQRLPNQKKRLLFHGNHHHRRKSP, from the exons ATGGCCGACGTGAGGAAGGACAGCGTGTCCAGTGCAGCCTCCAAGTCTTCTTCGACCGGAAAGTCGAGCTCTTCGGGTAAGGACAGCAGCAAGCCAGCGAAACACAAGCAGTCGCGGCCTTCGATCGCCGAAAGCAGCAGCAAG CCCAGCGTCTTCCCCCCTCAAGGGACGGCCAACGCGAGGAAAGCCAGCACGTCCAGTACAGCCTCCAAGTCTTCTTTGTCCGGAAGGTCGGCCTCTTTGGGGAAGGACAGCACCAATCCCACGAAACGCAAGCAATCGCGGCCTTCGATCGCCGAAAGCAGTAGCAAG CGCCTCTTGCAAAAGTTCCTGCTGGACCTGCAGATTCAAAGGCTACCAAACCAAAAGAAAAG GCTACTGTTCCACGgcaaccaccaccaccgccgaaAGAGCCCCTAG